From a single Ignavibacteriota bacterium genomic region:
- a CDS encoding PAS domain-containing protein gives MSDHAWITEFPAAITVCDAEGVIIAMNRRSIETFEHDGGALLIGRNVLDCHPEPSRTQLTSMLASGEKNVYTIQKNGIRKLIYQSPWYVNGTYAGFVEMSLPLPQTMPHFDRDAPQT, from the coding sequence ATGAGCGACCATGCATGGATCACAGAATTTCCCGCCGCCATCACTGTCTGCGATGCGGAGGGGGTCATCATCGCAATGAACCGCCGTTCGATCGAGACATTCGAGCACGATGGTGGAGCACTGCTGATCGGGCGGAACGTTCTCGACTGCCATCCGGAGCCATCGCGGACCCAGCTCACCTCCATGCTCGCCTCCGGAGAGAAGAACGTCTACACGATCCAGAAGAACGGCATCAGAAAACTGATCTATCAGTCACCATGGTATGTGAATGGTACATATGCCGGCTTCGTGGAAATGAGCCTTCCCCTGCCTCAAACGATGCCGCACTTCGACCGGGACGCACCGCAGACCTGA
- a CDS encoding glycosyltransferase family 1 protein: MRVAHFAGTMRPGHDGVTRVLYRMTTALAGAGVDHVFVSPIVPPESERTAPMIEVPSVAFPLYTDYRLATPGSRYFGKQVLDFRPDILHIHSPCSLGYAAVRFGKKHNIPVVATYHTHFASYAKYYNIPMLEPFGWSYLRHLYDGCDRIFVPSMPILDELWSQGFRRLQHLPHGVDATVFHPGARSFSWRTAHGIPGNKKMLLFAGRLVWEKDLRTLAAAYAQLTRERQDIVFVLAGDGPVRHELEALMPDAIFLGQLNGTDLSHAYASADLFVFPSTTETFGNVIIEAMASGTVPICAREGGAAGVVQHGVTGLLTHPRDPADIRRAVAELLDAPARRESMALQALEFARRQSWQNIFQNMIESYRDVRNEHQARKTHRHRKAA; encoded by the coding sequence ATGCGCGTAGCACATTTTGCAGGAACGATGAGGCCCGGACATGACGGCGTCACACGCGTGCTGTACCGCATGACGACGGCGCTCGCGGGCGCCGGGGTGGATCACGTGTTCGTCTCCCCCATCGTTCCGCCTGAGAGTGAGAGGACCGCCCCGATGATCGAGGTCCCCTCGGTGGCATTCCCGCTCTACACGGACTACCGGCTGGCGACGCCAGGATCGCGGTACTTCGGAAAGCAGGTGCTCGATTTCCGGCCCGACATCCTCCATATTCACAGCCCATGCTCCCTGGGCTACGCGGCCGTCCGGTTCGGGAAGAAGCACAATATCCCGGTGGTCGCGACCTACCACACACATTTTGCGAGTTATGCGAAGTACTACAACATACCCATGCTGGAGCCTTTCGGTTGGTCGTACTTGCGTCACCTCTATGACGGCTGCGACCGGATCTTTGTACCTTCGATGCCGATCCTTGACGAGCTCTGGTCACAGGGATTCCGCCGCCTTCAACACCTTCCGCACGGCGTGGATGCAACGGTATTCCATCCCGGAGCGCGTTCGTTCTCCTGGCGCACCGCACACGGTATTCCCGGGAACAAGAAGATGCTCCTGTTCGCTGGGAGGCTTGTGTGGGAGAAGGACCTTCGCACGCTGGCAGCTGCCTATGCGCAGCTGACACGGGAACGTCAGGATATCGTCTTCGTTCTGGCGGGTGACGGGCCGGTCCGGCACGAACTGGAAGCCTTGATGCCGGATGCCATATTCCTGGGACAGTTGAATGGAACGGATCTCTCACACGCCTATGCCTCCGCGGACCTGTTCGTCTTCCCGTCGACAACGGAGACCTTCGGCAATGTGATCATCGAGGCCATGGCATCGGGCACGGTCCCTATCTGCGCGCGCGAGGGTGGGGCGGCCGGGGTCGTCCAGCATGGAGTGACCGGCTTGCTCACCCATCCCCGTGATCCGGCAGACATTCGCAGGGCCGTCGCCGAACTGTTGGACGCTCCTGCGCGCCGCGAAAGCATGGCACTGCAGGCATTGGAATTCGCCCGCCGGCAGTCGTGGCAGAACATCTTTCAGAATATGATCGAATCGTACCGGGATGTGCGCAACGAGCACCAGGCCCGCAAGACCCACCGGCACAGGAAGGCAGCATGA
- a CDS encoding metallophosphoesterase — MTAPITIAHLSDLHLSAVHKRSHIRRTRRALDYVNGLGVDHVVITGDITADGTPEDYRVARSVLASAGMLTSSRLTVAIGNHDVFGGVHTAEDVLSFPGRCARTDEKAQLKAFGAAFHETFHGAIMPSEKRLFPFAKIIGDVAVIAVNTIAPYSRVKNPLGSNGSVDDRSFDTLRELLASPAIRPKRKIIALHHHFHKMRDAREGAVHSVWSAIERQTMKLRGKSRLLKLFAQHHVDLVLHGHIHQSAEYQRDGVRFLNGGGSILHDESPDLHINLINFHATGCTTEIHRVPFGELPIRIDASHPAPGPLLTTGHVAA; from the coding sequence ATGACAGCACCGATCACCATCGCACATCTTTCCGATCTGCATCTCAGTGCTGTACACAAGCGGAGCCATATCCGCCGGACACGACGCGCCCTGGACTATGTCAATGGACTGGGGGTCGATCATGTGGTCATCACCGGCGACATCACCGCTGATGGTACCCCGGAGGACTACCGGGTGGCACGGTCGGTGCTTGCTTCGGCGGGGATGCTGACGTCGTCGCGCCTGACCGTTGCGATCGGGAATCACGATGTGTTCGGAGGCGTTCACACCGCAGAGGATGTGCTGTCATTTCCCGGCCGGTGCGCGCGAACGGACGAGAAGGCACAGCTCAAGGCATTCGGAGCAGCCTTCCACGAGACCTTTCACGGGGCCATCATGCCCTCGGAGAAGCGCCTCTTCCCGTTCGCAAAGATCATCGGCGACGTGGCGGTCATCGCCGTGAACACCATCGCGCCGTACTCCCGCGTCAAGAACCCGCTCGGCTCGAACGGCAGTGTGGACGACCGGTCCTTCGATACCCTGCGCGAGCTGCTCGCGTCCCCTGCGATCAGGCCCAAAAGGAAGATCATCGCGCTCCATCACCACTTCCACAAAATGCGTGATGCCCGCGAAGGCGCTGTCCATTCTGTGTGGAGCGCGATCGAACGGCAGACCATGAAGTTACGCGGCAAATCCCGCCTCCTCAAGCTGTTCGCGCAGCATCACGTCGACCTTGTGCTTCACGGTCACATCCACCAGTCCGCGGAGTATCAGCGGGATGGCGTGCGGTTCCTCAATGGAGGCGGTTCGATCCTCCACGATGAGAGCCCCGATCTGCACATCAATCTCATCAACTTCCACGCCACGGGATGCACAACAGAGATCCACCGGGTTCCCTTCGGGGAACTGCCGATCCGGATCGATGCATCACACCCCGCTCCCGGGCCCCTGCTCACAACGGGACATGTGGCAGCATAG
- a CDS encoding winged helix-turn-helix transcriptional regulator: protein MQLPDSRSTAVALQPTYGIGTEQERGPETTICIGELRVDIERELVFIADERIHLTGTEFRILRTLLMRSSAVIRRDVLLATIRLHTQSISSRSLDGHISRLRTKLGRHGAWIRTFKGIGYRFFPVVPL from the coding sequence ATGCAATTACCTGATTCACGTTCCACCGCGGTGGCTCTGCAGCCCACCTACGGGATCGGCACTGAACAGGAACGCGGCCCGGAGACGACCATCTGCATCGGTGAACTACGGGTCGACATCGAACGCGAACTGGTCTTCATCGCTGACGAGCGCATTCATCTGACCGGGACCGAATTCCGGATCCTGCGCACGCTCCTGATGCGTTCCTCGGCAGTGATCCGGCGCGATGTTCTCCTGGCGACGATCCGCTTGCACACGCAGAGCATATCTTCCCGGAGCCTGGATGGACATATTTCCCGTTTGAGGACCAAGCTCGGGAGGCACGGCGCGTGGATTCGGACATTCAAAGGTATCGGATATCGATTCTTCCCCGTTGTTCCGTTGTGA
- a CDS encoding carboxypeptidase-like regulatory domain-containing protein, translating to MTTISRRSLAILFGIMTVLATVTALGQTTGTIAGRVWDESTGEELVGANILIVGTTRGGTTDITGGFSLRTVPFGTYDLRVTFVGYATKIVKGIQVAATSPVALQITLKAEQFEAEEVVVTAERVLSSEAAILSTRKKAMSIGDGLSAEQIKRTPDATSGDALKRVTGLTIVDNKFVYVRGVTDRYNGTMLNGVPVTSTDTDVDRKSFAFDMIPANLLENTVVVKTATPDLPGDFSGGMVQVNTLDFPSKRVFRIGLSSTYNSVTTGQEFRGSQGGASDWTGMDDGSRGLPAGTGAQLASSLPNSWGARQQSAPVNGAFNLSYGDRLQIGDDEAGAVAALSYANSYSTQEFREAPTYVYGGLPVFQFSGNSYTRNVLWTGLLDLNYKLAANHKFSMRNSYNQSAQDNVAVSSGTNIAGSLSRRQSISWDQRSLYLLQVSGDHALPALGGVEATWKMFSSSSRAEEPDRKQLEYTEGSDNDFSLGENYRTWSKLNERTRGATVDLSLGLPTLKLKAGATVEMKERAFGIRAFSTLPGRDPRYFSLVLLPADQIFAAENFGAGKFQFLEASTFTGAYDGDQRLNGYYAMADVDFAVAGTSVRINGGARLENFEEHVTSPAAIDDPTLNTTTLQATDVLPSMNIKISPFDAFNIRLAHYQSVNRPEFRELANVLYLDFKTDQNTIGNPFLQRAYVHNNDIRAEYFPGAGEVIAISYFHKTMSNAIEERLLAAPDRYVKTWFNSPSARNAGWEFEARLSLGHLAGMLDNVTIMANYTTVRSDVEYTDARTDATGNVIRTTATRMMQGQAPWTLNLGVYYTHPSLGTNASIMLNKQGRRLSAVGDVRDYDVYEEPRDMVDISVSQPLFGFLEAKLSAKNVFNKERILTSGEERVPFAYWSQGSSYTLAMSLNF from the coding sequence ATGACCACAATCTCACGACGTTCTCTCGCCATCCTCTTCGGGATCATGACCGTGCTCGCGACGGTGACCGCCCTCGGACAAACCACCGGAACCATCGCCGGGAGAGTATGGGATGAATCCACCGGCGAAGAGCTTGTCGGCGCGAACATCCTGATCGTCGGTACAACGCGCGGCGGAACCACAGACATCACTGGCGGGTTCTCCCTCCGCACTGTCCCGTTCGGGACCTACGACCTCAGGGTCACGTTCGTCGGCTATGCCACGAAGATCGTGAAGGGCATCCAGGTGGCCGCCACGAGTCCCGTTGCCCTGCAGATCACGCTCAAAGCCGAACAATTCGAAGCCGAGGAAGTGGTCGTCACCGCGGAGCGTGTGCTCTCCAGCGAAGCCGCCATCCTCTCTACCCGGAAGAAGGCGATGTCCATCGGCGATGGCCTCAGTGCCGAACAGATCAAGCGGACTCCCGATGCCACGTCCGGTGACGCACTCAAACGCGTGACCGGGCTGACGATCGTGGACAACAAGTTCGTCTACGTCCGCGGCGTCACCGACCGCTACAACGGCACCATGTTGAACGGGGTGCCGGTGACCAGCACCGACACGGATGTCGATCGGAAGAGCTTCGCGTTCGACATGATCCCGGCGAACCTTCTGGAAAATACGGTTGTGGTCAAGACCGCCACCCCTGACCTCCCCGGTGATTTCTCCGGCGGCATGGTCCAGGTGAATACTCTGGATTTCCCATCGAAGCGGGTGTTCCGGATCGGCCTCTCGAGCACCTACAATTCCGTCACAACGGGGCAGGAGTTCCGCGGTTCACAGGGGGGCGCGAGCGATTGGACCGGAATGGATGATGGCAGCCGGGGACTCCCCGCGGGTACGGGTGCACAGCTCGCGAGCAGCCTGCCGAATTCATGGGGTGCACGGCAACAGAGCGCACCGGTGAACGGTGCCTTCAATCTTTCCTACGGCGACCGGCTGCAGATCGGCGACGATGAGGCCGGTGCGGTGGCCGCACTCTCGTATGCGAATTCCTACAGCACCCAGGAATTCCGTGAAGCACCGACCTACGTGTATGGCGGCCTTCCGGTGTTCCAGTTCTCAGGCAATTCGTACACCCGCAACGTCCTCTGGACGGGGCTCCTCGACCTGAACTACAAACTCGCCGCCAACCACAAGTTCAGCATGCGCAACAGCTACAATCAATCTGCGCAGGACAATGTCGCGGTCTCCTCGGGGACGAACATCGCGGGCAGCCTTTCCCGCCGTCAATCGATCTCCTGGGACCAGCGTTCCCTGTACCTCCTGCAGGTCAGCGGCGACCATGCACTGCCGGCGCTGGGTGGTGTCGAGGCCACCTGGAAGATGTTCTCCTCTTCCTCCCGCGCCGAAGAACCCGACCGCAAGCAGCTCGAGTACACGGAAGGGTCGGACAACGACTTCTCGCTGGGCGAGAACTACCGCACATGGTCGAAGCTGAACGAACGCACACGCGGCGCCACCGTCGACCTGTCCCTCGGTCTCCCCACGCTGAAACTGAAGGCCGGTGCGACCGTCGAGATGAAGGAACGGGCCTTCGGGATACGGGCATTCTCCACCCTCCCCGGCCGCGACCCCCGGTACTTCTCTCTCGTCCTGCTTCCGGCAGACCAGATCTTTGCCGCAGAGAATTTCGGCGCAGGCAAATTTCAGTTCCTCGAAGCGTCTACGTTCACGGGCGCCTACGATGGCGACCAACGCCTGAATGGATACTATGCCATGGCGGATGTGGACTTCGCCGTGGCCGGAACCAGCGTGCGCATCAACGGCGGCGCCCGGCTGGAGAACTTCGAGGAGCATGTCACTTCCCCGGCCGCGATCGACGACCCGACGTTGAACACCACGACGCTGCAGGCGACCGATGTGCTCCCATCGATGAACATCAAGATCTCTCCGTTCGACGCATTCAACATCCGGCTCGCCCACTATCAGTCCGTGAACAGGCCGGAGTTCCGTGAACTCGCCAACGTGCTCTATCTCGATTTCAAGACCGACCAGAATACCATCGGCAATCCTTTCCTGCAGCGCGCGTACGTGCACAACAATGACATCCGGGCCGAATACTTCCCCGGGGCCGGAGAGGTGATCGCGATCTCGTACTTCCACAAAACGATGTCCAACGCGATCGAGGAACGCCTCCTGGCCGCCCCCGACCGGTACGTCAAGACCTGGTTCAATTCTCCCTCCGCCAGAAACGCCGGCTGGGAGTTCGAGGCCCGCCTGTCCCTTGGCCACCTTGCCGGGATGCTGGACAATGTGACCATCATGGCGAACTACACGACCGTCCGTTCGGATGTCGAGTATACCGACGCCCGCACCGACGCAACGGGGAACGTGATTCGGACGACAGCGACCCGCATGATGCAGGGGCAGGCACCCTGGACCCTAAACCTGGGGGTGTACTACACGCATCCGTCGCTCGGGACCAACGCAAGCATCATGCTGAACAAACAGGGGCGCCGGCTGAGCGCCGTCGGCGACGTGCGCGACTACGATGTCTATGAGGAACCGCGCGACATGGTGGACATCAGCGTCAGCCAGCCGCTGTTCGGTTTCCTCGAAGCAAAGCTCAGCGCAAAGAACGTCTTCAACAAGGAACGGATCCTGACCAGCGGTGAAGAGCGTGTACCGTTCGCGTATTGGAGCCAGGGAAGTTCCTACACACTTGCAATGTCACTCAATTTCTAG
- a CDS encoding T9SS type A sorting domain-containing protein, whose product MKRFSTLLLAVLIVPAAALFAQLPERVLGPGLNAGRTAFHQRSNITLSADTAYVLTGLFYVDSTFTLTIQPGTVVFGDTGAALVIARGAKIFAMGSASSPIVFTSNKPVGQRHSGDWGGILILGNAPANKVNPLIEGGIIGGSYGGNDATDNSGIFRYVRIEFGGYRFQLNNEVNGLTMGGVGTGTEVHHVQVSYADDDSFEWFGGTVSPKYLVAFGGTDDEFDTDFGYSGKVQFAFGLRDPNQWDPTGESNGFESDNDASATSTDLPWTRAVFSNVTLIGPERIDSLVGKLPAGNKFQYSAVLRRSTRQSLYNAAIAGYPWGFRVRDVNTISAANADSLQIRNVSLAASVKPGTSPSVHDSAQWAGITAWFNTPAYANTGSSPRNPGALSFTNLANLKTPDPTPQTGSELAGSASFSAAALSGLDVVTYRGAFEPGKPMSAQWTAGWTNFDPQNTNYRAIKAKGQAIIGPGLNSGRTAYHLTANRTLAADSQYVLTGLVYVDSTYSITIPAGTVIKGDTGAALVIARGAKIFATGTADRPVVFTSNKAPGQRRSGDWGGILILGSAPANKVNPLIEGGIIGGSYGGNNVNDNSGVFRYVRVEFGGYRFQLNNEVNGLTMGGVGAGTEIHHIQVSYADDDSYEWFGGTVNPKYLVAFGGTDDEFDTDFGYAGNVQFAFGLRDQNQWDPTGESNGFESDNDASATSTDQPWTKAQFSNVTLVGPERTDSLVGRLPAGNKFQYSALLRRSTRLSIYNSAIGGYPWGFRVRDVNTIAAANADSLQVRNVTLSASARPNNSSSVHDSSQWAGVTAWFDAPASANSGSAPRAISALGLTDLRSLNAPNPVPATGSPLIGSASFSNLRLAAFDVTTYRGAFDPAKSMSQQWTAGWTNFDPQYTNYSSSFPVTSVEPVIAGELLPQGFALEQNYPNPFNPATRIRFSLPQSQFVRLEVYSILGQKVATLVQDVVPAGAFEVTFDGRGLASGLYIYRLETPGFTRAAKMMLVK is encoded by the coding sequence ATGAAACGGTTTTCCACCCTGCTACTCGCCGTGCTGATCGTTCCCGCAGCAGCGCTCTTCGCACAGCTGCCGGAACGGGTCCTGGGCCCGGGCCTCAATGCCGGACGGACCGCATTCCATCAACGGTCCAATATCACGCTGTCGGCGGATACGGCATATGTCCTGACAGGATTGTTCTATGTCGACTCCACCTTCACCCTGACCATCCAGCCCGGTACGGTGGTCTTTGGTGATACCGGTGCGGCTCTGGTGATCGCCCGCGGCGCAAAGATCTTCGCGATGGGCAGTGCCAGCAGTCCGATCGTCTTCACAAGCAACAAGCCGGTGGGCCAGCGGCACTCCGGCGACTGGGGCGGGATCCTGATCCTGGGGAACGCTCCGGCCAACAAGGTGAATCCCCTCATCGAAGGGGGGATCATCGGTGGCAGCTACGGTGGCAACGATGCGACCGACAACAGTGGCATCTTCCGCTATGTCCGTATCGAGTTCGGCGGCTATCGCTTTCAGTTGAATAACGAAGTGAACGGCCTCACCATGGGCGGCGTTGGCACGGGCACCGAGGTGCACCATGTGCAGGTGAGCTATGCCGATGACGATTCCTTCGAATGGTTCGGCGGCACGGTCAGTCCGAAGTACCTCGTTGCCTTCGGTGGTACGGACGACGAGTTCGACACGGACTTCGGATACTCCGGCAAGGTGCAGTTCGCCTTCGGTCTGCGTGACCCGAATCAATGGGATCCGACCGGCGAGAGCAACGGCTTCGAATCGGACAACGACGCGTCCGCGACGTCCACCGACCTGCCGTGGACCAGGGCGGTCTTCAGCAACGTGACCCTGATCGGCCCCGAACGCATCGATTCGCTCGTCGGCAAGCTGCCCGCAGGGAACAAGTTCCAGTACAGCGCGGTGCTCCGCAGGTCGACCCGGCAAAGCCTCTACAATGCCGCTATCGCCGGCTATCCGTGGGGATTCCGGGTGCGTGACGTCAATACCATCAGCGCGGCAAATGCCGATTCCCTGCAGATCCGGAATGTCAGTCTGGCAGCAAGTGTGAAACCCGGCACCTCGCCTTCCGTGCACGACTCGGCTCAGTGGGCCGGCATCACGGCATGGTTCAATACCCCCGCCTACGCGAACACCGGTTCTTCACCGCGGAACCCGGGGGCTCTCAGCTTCACGAACCTCGCGAACCTCAAGACTCCTGATCCTACTCCGCAGACCGGCTCGGAACTCGCCGGGAGCGCGAGCTTCAGCGCCGCCGCACTCAGCGGACTCGATGTCGTGACCTATCGTGGGGCGTTCGAACCCGGCAAGCCGATGTCAGCGCAGTGGACGGCAGGATGGACGAACTTCGATCCGCAGAACACGAACTATCGTGCGATCAAAGCAAAGGGACAGGCGATCATCGGCCCGGGCCTGAACAGCGGACGGACCGCGTATCATCTGACGGCCAACCGGACGCTTGCGGCGGACTCGCAGTATGTCCTCACCGGATTGGTCTACGTGGATTCCACGTACTCGATCACTATCCCCGCAGGGACCGTGATCAAGGGTGATACCGGTGCGGCCCTGGTGATCGCGCGCGGCGCGAAGATCTTCGCCACCGGCACGGCAGACCGGCCGGTCGTCTTCACGAGCAACAAAGCACCCGGACAGCGCCGCTCCGGCGACTGGGGCGGGATCCTTATCCTGGGCAGCGCACCGGCCAACAAGGTCAATCCCCTCATCGAGGGGGGCATCATCGGCGGCAGTTACGGCGGCAACAACGTGAATGACAACAGCGGCGTGTTCCGGTATGTGCGCGTCGAGTTCGGCGGTTACCGCTTCCAGTTGAACAACGAGGTCAATGGCCTCACGATGGGAGGCGTCGGCGCCGGCACGGAGATCCACCATATCCAGGTCAGCTACGCTGACGACGACTCCTACGAGTGGTTCGGCGGCACGGTGAATCCGAAGTACCTCGTGGCATTCGGCGGGACGGACGATGAGTTCGATACCGACTTCGGCTATGCCGGGAACGTGCAGTTCGCGTTCGGCCTTCGCGATCAGAACCAGTGGGATCCGACCGGTGAGAGCAACGGGTTCGAATCCGACAATGATGCTTCGGCCACATCCACGGACCAACCCTGGACGAAAGCACAGTTCTCCAACGTCACACTTGTCGGACCGGAACGCACCGATTCGCTGGTCGGCAGATTGCCCGCAGGCAACAAGTTCCAGTACAGCGCCCTGCTCCGCCGGTCGACCCGGCTCAGCATCTACAATTCAGCGATCGGTGGCTACCCGTGGGGATTCCGCGTGCGCGACGTCAACACGATCGCCGCTGCGAATGCCGATTCACTCCAGGTCCGGAATGTGACGCTCTCTGCGAGCGCCCGGCCGAACAACTCTTCCTCCGTGCATGATTCGTCGCAGTGGGCGGGTGTGACGGCATGGTTCGATGCCCCGGCTTCTGCCAACAGCGGCTCCGCACCGCGGGCGATCAGTGCACTCGGTCTCACCGACTTGCGCAGCCTGAACGCACCGAACCCGGTGCCCGCAACCGGTTCCCCACTGATCGGGTCTGCATCCTTCTCGAACCTGCGCCTTGCGGCATTCGATGTCACGACGTACCGTGGCGCTTTCGATCCGGCAAAATCCATGAGCCAGCAGTGGACCGCGGGCTGGACGAACTTCGATCCGCAGTATACCAATTACTCGTCCTCGTTCCCGGTGACGTCCGTCGAGCCCGTGATCGCCGGAGAACTTCTCCCGCAGGGTTTCGCACTGGAGCAGAACTACCCGAACCCCTTCAATCCGGCCACCCGCATCAGGTTCTCTCTGCCGCAGAGCCAGTTCGTCCGCCTCGAGGTCTACTCGATCCTGGGCCAGAAGGTGGCGACACTCGTGCAGGATGTGGTGCCTGCAGGTGCATTTGAAGTGACCTTTGACGGACGGGGCCTCGCCAGTGGCCTCTACATCTATCGGTTGGAAACACCTGGCTTCACCCGGGCAGCGAAAATGATGCTCGTCAAATAG
- a CDS encoding T9SS type A sorting domain-containing protein, giving the protein MGRNIVAVAGLVLCLGILQDARAQGITIDTGDVKILFSPGASLPQRVDTLTRSADIGAPGATSWDFTKLRSSSVTHLIGKVPSATTYAADFPAATHALQDTAFTFSFASSTFGTILLKGSGVLYYTLAGGKLNNAGFKGSGQAYIFGNPYPANGAWLNSPPATELTFPLQMGTSWNSEYTESISGSVFALGQNIPFGPVYNIHSIVYSVDAYGSLTLPDGLSRDALRIKKTDHYVNGTIPGTRVGYIIRARDGSSVQFSVDDTTAVSGTVGIANVIWSEGEADFPVPITLAQFTARADGDGAVLVAWATASETNNFGFYLQRKRGDDLAFADVPGAFVAGHGTTVQPHSYAFTDAPGVPAEWWYRLKQVDLDGSVRYSDPVRVEGVTAVNTTVPVATYLAQNYPNPFNPSTTIGFGIAGTAHVSLRVFNALGQEVAVLQDGAMEAGLHAVAFNAHALPSGMYWYTLQVRTADGVAGPSFRATKQLLLVR; this is encoded by the coding sequence ATGGGACGGAACATTGTGGCAGTGGCGGGACTGGTGTTGTGTCTGGGCATTCTGCAGGATGCGCGGGCACAAGGGATCACGATCGATACGGGTGATGTGAAGATCCTCTTTTCCCCGGGGGCAAGCCTTCCACAGAGGGTGGATACGTTGACGAGGAGCGCGGACATCGGGGCTCCGGGAGCAACGAGTTGGGATTTCACAAAGCTTCGGTCGTCATCGGTCACGCATCTGATCGGCAAGGTGCCTTCCGCAACGACGTATGCAGCCGACTTCCCTGCGGCCACCCACGCATTGCAGGATACGGCGTTCACCTTTTCATTCGCTTCGTCCACATTCGGCACGATCCTGCTGAAGGGGTCAGGGGTGCTCTATTATACTCTGGCCGGAGGGAAGCTGAACAACGCCGGGTTCAAGGGATCGGGGCAGGCATACATCTTCGGGAATCCGTATCCAGCGAATGGGGCGTGGCTGAATTCTCCGCCTGCAACGGAACTGACGTTCCCCCTGCAGATGGGGACCTCATGGAACTCAGAGTACACAGAGTCCATCTCCGGGTCGGTGTTCGCACTTGGTCAGAATATCCCTTTTGGCCCGGTCTACAATATTCATTCCATTGTTTATAGTGTGGATGCGTATGGCTCCCTGACGTTGCCTGATGGTTTGTCCCGTGATGCGCTGCGCATCAAGAAGACCGATCACTACGTGAATGGCACCATTCCCGGGACCCGGGTGGGCTACATTATCCGGGCACGGGACGGATCGTCGGTCCAGTTCTCGGTGGATGATACGACCGCGGTCAGTGGAACGGTCGGCATCGCCAATGTGATCTGGTCCGAGGGTGAGGCAGATTTCCCCGTCCCCATCACGCTGGCGCAGTTCACCGCGCGGGCCGACGGTGATGGTGCAGTGCTCGTTGCATGGGCGACCGCCTCGGAGACGAACAACTTCGGCTTCTACCTGCAGAGGAAGCGTGGGGACGATCTGGCATTCGCAGACGTTCCCGGCGCGTTCGTCGCCGGTCACGGGACGACCGTCCAACCGCACAGCTATGCCTTCACCGATGCACCGGGTGTGCCGGCCGAATGGTGGTACCGGTTGAAGCAGGTGGACCTCGACGGTTCGGTGCGGTATTCCGATCCGGTCCGTGTCGAAGGTGTGACGGCGGTGAACACCACGGTACCGGTTGCCACCTACCTCGCCCAGAACTATCCCAATCCCTTCAATCCATCCACGACGATCGGCTTCGGGATCGCGGGGACTGCACACGTGAGCCTCCGGGTGTTCAACGCACTCGGGCAGGAGGTTGCGGTGCTGCAGGATGGAGCAATGGAGGCCGGACTGCATGCGGTGGCCTTCAATGCACATGCACTGCCGAGCGGGATGTACTGGTACACGCTGCAGGTTCGCACTGCAGACGGTGTCGCCGGACCGTCGTTCAGGGCGACGAAGCAATTGCTCCTGGTGCGGTGA